Proteins found in one Aegilops tauschii subsp. strangulata cultivar AL8/78 unplaced genomic scaffold, Aet v6.0 ptg000970l_obj, whole genome shotgun sequence genomic segment:
- the LOC123497182 gene encoding NAD(P)H-quinone oxidoreductase subunit 1, chloroplastic yields MIIDRVEVETINSFSKLELLKEVYGLISILPILTLLLGITIEVLVIVWLEREISASIQQRIGPEYAGPLGLLQAIADGTKLLLKEDILPSRGDISLFSIGPSIAVISVLLSFLVIPLGYHFVLADLSIGVFLWIAISSIAPIGLLMAGYSSNNKYSFSGGLRAAAQSISYEIPLTFCVLAISLRVIR; encoded by the coding sequence ATGATAATAGATAGGGTAGAGGTAGAAACTATCAATTCTTTTTCGAAATTGGAATTATTAAAAGAAGTCTATGGACTGATATCGATTCTACCCATTTTGACCCTCCTTTTGGGAATAACAATAGAGGTACTCGTAATTGTGTGGTTAGAAAGAGAAATATCTGCGTCGATACAACAACGTATTGGTCCTGAATATGCTGGCCCCCTGGGCCTGCTTCAAGCTATAGCAGATGGGACTAAGCTACTTTTAAAAGAAGATATTCTGCCATCCCGAGGAGATATTTCTTTATTTAGCATTGGACCCTCTATAGCAGTCATATCAGTTTTATTAAGTTTTTTAGTTATCCCTTTGGGATATCATTTTGTTTTAGCCGATCTTAGTATTGGTGTTTTTTTATGGATTGCCATTTCAAGTATAGCTCCTATTGGTCTTCTTATGGCAGGATATAGCTCAAATAATAAATATTCTTTTTCAGGCGGTCTACGAGCTGCTGCTCAATCCATTAGTTATGAAATACCATTAACTTTTTGTGTGCTAGCAATATCTCTACGTGTGATTCGTTAA